In Pyrus communis chromosome 15, drPyrComm1.1, whole genome shotgun sequence, the genomic stretch ATACATGctcgaaaaagaaaaggaacaaaATTTTGAATGACAAGACTAAAGGAACAAAATGCATGTCACCTCCCATGTTCGTGTGTAAAACCAGAGCAAAAGGAAGCGCATTTAAATAAACGAGAATGCATGCCAGAAACTCAGACAATGCCTCTGAGTATGTGTGCCTATCAAGCAATAAATGAGAATGACATGAAGGAAATCCTCAATCGTCAGGCTGAGAAAGAAGAAAGACGATACCTGAACTAGTCTTGACAGGATGAGAGCAACATAGAACCGTTTACACACTCGAAGTATTTGATCATCCTGAAGTACAGTATTGTTGTTCATTCCAGGTCCACTTTCATATTTTCCATGCAGCGGTTTCAGATTTTCTCTGAACCTGTTTGATGAACGCACAGGTGCACCGTGTGCCATGCGCATCAAAAATGGTTCTGTCACTCCAACACGATTGCCAACAGACTGCATTCCAtgaaaagagaatgaaaaagaaaaatataagaaccataaattttgaaatccatGAAATCAGTTGGCATGGAGTCATAAAGTCATACAATTTTGACGTAATACTCACTGCTCAATTCACAGGCAAATATCAATTATTGAAAATATTTCAGTTTCATGTTTGAACATGGATGATGGACTGATATAGATAGGTTTGAAATAGAACAGGAGTTCAAACCACTCAAAGTGTTTATAAATCCAATCAGAGTGTTGACCTCTCAGCAGATGGGGTCAGCTCTAGATAATCCCATAAACTGCTAGCATAAGACAAATTCATACTTTAAACATGAGGTTTTCCATAATGTCTCCTATGAACTTATTTGTTCTCcaataacatataaaaaaatatatattacatGCACAGGCACAAAATCATTAGCAATTAATTGCTTATTTGCTAAGAGGCAAATTACCTGGTCAAGAGCCGACAATTCCATGAACCGTTCATAATACAGTTCCCAATCAGGCTCAACGTCAACATTTATTGGTGTTACTAGGTAAACTAAATGCAAATCAGATGCAAGCACAAACCCTTCTCTTGCTCTTGAAAGATCATCCAGCACAATCTAGAACATCAATAGAGAAAGCATGATCAATGTCAAATGCATTACCTAAATTCAAATAGTAGGGGTCAGCTAACAGAAAAATATAATCCATTGCAAAAGTGAGTTATTGTACTGACGAGTTTAGGCTCAATGATGTACAGATAACAAAGATATTTGGGCAATTAATTGGACAATAACAAGAATAAGTTAGAATCTTTACAAGTGATTCTTCAGGGCAGAGAGAACTGCCAAATGCTGCACGTCCAAGAGGTGTGATACCGTATAACTTAGTATCCTCATTCCATTCTAGAAATTTCCTATGGCACAACCACCGCAAAGATTCCTGTGCTGATTTCACCACATGTTGAAATGGTTTAGTGGAGTTTAGAAGTGTGCACCTAACATATCGATGAATGTCATTAGCAGTTTGAACCATTCCCCCAGCTACAACTTCTAAGATAGCATGGGTCATTCCATTCATATCTTCAGATAGACAAGAACGCAATGGCAGACAGCTTTCAGTAAGAACTCCCATAATTCTTTTGATCTCTTCTGGCTTGCAAATAAGTACCTGGtcaagaaaaaaatatacatattaaaataaatgaaatggtTATACCAACtgaaaaagcaaaataaaagaatgaactaaaaataaaaagcaaattaCACAAAGATCACGGCATACACATATAACAAACTGATTATTTAAGAgaatccttgaagaagaagaatacaCACTAAAACGTACACTTTCTCCTTTTGTATCTATTCCAGTTCGACCAGCCCGACCAGCCATCTGTCTGTACCTTGTCCCATCAATAAAATCACGACCAATCTTGGGCTGACGAAAAATGACCCGCCTAGCTGGTAGATTAACCCCAGCTGCTAAGGTAGATGTAGCAGTTAAGACACGTACCAGACCTCTACGGTAGCAATTTTCgacaatctctctctcctcaaccTAAGAATAAACAAAAGCAGACAGATTCATTCAGGAGAAAAGCTCATCTACTATCTATTTGTGGAAACTAAccatcaaaataaataacaaatggaaaacagaaaaaaatataGGGAAAGAATAGTAAAAACTTAGAGGAAGGCAACCCAAAGCAAAAGAATACCGTGAGGCCAGCATGGTGATAGGCAACACCAGCAGCAAGAGTTTCTTCTAATACTGGATCCAAGCCAGCAGGGCACCTTCGTAAGGCATCAATAACCAAAGCAACATCGTGAAATTCACTGTCATCACTGCGAATGTTAGGTGAAAATTTCTTGAGGAATCTTGAAACATGCCTCGCTGTTGATTCACATCCCTTTCGACTAGAGCAAAATATTAGCACGGAAAGACCCTCTTGAACAACCTGAGATACATTCCCTCAATTCATCATTGATCAACTTTCAAATTAGTGCCTCAAAACAACTTCAGTAAAAGATGGGATGTAAAATGTCCCCACCTCATTGCACAGCTCCACAACATGATCTGGATCTTTACCACCAAGGTCAGCCGCTTTAGGAAATGTTCTAACAATATCCATTTTCTTGTTATAAAGGGTGTTACCAACTTTAATATATTCTTCTAATGGTACTGGTCGAAATTCTGTCTGGTATAGTGCAGCCTGCATGTATATTTGTCGAAAGTTAGGTATAGAATATGGCCAGCCACACCATGAAGCTGGAAAATTATGGAAAGATGTGTGCACTAGCTAGTAGGGTACTTTGTACTCCCTCAACATAATATGTgaacaaattcaaaataaattagtaaaaTTTTCAACAGAAAATACTCTTATTCAACTCATATAATATCAAAGGCACCCTTTAAGCAATATTAATCATAGatcaacaaattaaattaagatgGTAACTACATGCAACTCACTTCCAACCAATCCACTCTCAACTCACATACCCCACTTCCTGTTGTAACATCCATCATACATCTTGTGTGTGTGATGCGGTTAGTTCGTAATTTGGGGTAACATAACCAGAAATTCTaataaaagaaaacatgaaaGACATGAATAATGAAATGCTTTCTAAAAAGCCAACATTTAACCTGTCGACTGTATAATGCTTCAGGAATAAACAGTTTGTCCAATATCAAGTTGGCCCATAAGAAtctaaaatacaaaattttaaaaacatggTAGTTCTCTTCAGTCActgaaaaagttaaaatttgtaatcaaGCTAGTTGATTGTCTAATTGGGTGATTGGTCAAAAAAAAACATTCCGCCGGAAGATTCAGAACAAGACTAAActatttgattttctttcccTCAGAAGACAGAGCTTATGAGAAGGTTTACTTATCATATATAGCAAAGTACTTCAAGAGTGGAATTCAATCCCTCTTCGATAAAAACCCTTTAATCCAAGTCAAGATTATTTATATCTATAATCTTAAATCAATGTTGAAAGACCCACAGCTACGCGTATTATGAGACCTGCAGGTGTTAATGACAACTGCCTACAATGAAACATTTGTTCAAAAAGGATATAGTGGAGGATAATAGTTTGTTTTATAGTTCCACTTACCTGAAGCCAATCAGCAACGGCTGCCACATTTGGCATAGTTGCACTCATCCCAACAATTTGCAGACCATGAGCAGTGTCAGCCTTACCACTACTCATACCTGAACTTTCTCCACTACTTGATCCAGAATTGCCTTCACCAGCTGCATAACGAAGTTTGGTCAACAGAAGTTCCAGAAGATAACCCCTACTTGGATCTCCAACCTGTTAATGATTTATAAGCACGAGAGGCATTTAAATAAGTCCACCCAATAGGCATACACCAAAAGAAGATAACCAAACAGAGAAACAAAGGAAGAATAAATATGCATAGAAGTGACAACAGGATGTTGATACATAAGTtaataaccaaaaaaatatgGCTTAAAGTACCATGTGCAGTTCATCAATCACAATAATCCCAATTTCTGAAAGACGACCCTCTTCCAGCAGCCTGTTTATCAAAAAGTTTGCCTTTTCTATTGTGCAGACAGCTACAGAAGTATCTTTGGGAAGTGTTCCACCACCTTGGTTTCCGTAATAACTACGAACACGCTTACCAAGTGGTTCAAGAAGTACATCCAAATGTTCTGCCTGCACCAGATAGGAATTTGTAATTGATATTACATTTCAAAAGAAACAATAACCCAAACTTCCAAATCTTGAGGGAAACAACAATATCACCTTTTCTGCACAAATTGATACATAGGGCAGTACAAGTAAAGCCATTGCTCCAGTTGATAAGACCCGCCGCAACATTAGAATTTCTGCAACAAAACTTTTGCCGGCACTGTGGCAGAGGAAGCAAGACTAAGAAACATATAGATGCCTTCcagtgaaaggaaaaaaaacagcaTAAACATTTTTCTATAAAACAATGACTCCATCTTTTCAATGTGATAAGAACATAAAAGTTAAATgagtgaaaataataaaatcttcTGATACATAAACTGGAAGGACAAATAGAATGATAAAGTAGAGaattaataaatgaaaaaaacaacTGTGGCTTAAAACTCCGAAATGTCAAAGGGTTACTAGATGTTACATACACTGTACAACCCTATCAAATCACTAAGGAAGACTCAAAAGCACAAAACATGACAGAAAAAACTAAGATAAAAATAAGTGGCATAAATACCTTGTCGATGCGCAATATACGAGATTCCTTCTCTGCAATACACCATCCACCTGAAGGCAGTCAACCTGAAAGATGGAGAATGCACATACATTATGCTTGATAACTAGTTTTAACACAGATTCACAACAACCCAAGGTCCCAAACATAAATACGTTGAAAGGTACTTATATCTAAAGCCCTTAAAACAATGAAATCCTAGTCTAACAGTAAAGAGAAGTATATTGTTGGTTCAAGGCCAAACCACGACACTGGATCATTTGTtataatgaatatatataatttcaaaataataatagacAAAAGCTCAACCTGATAAAAAGTAATAAAGAGAAAGTGGAAGAACAGGGCGAGTGGTTCGTgcatatacataaaaaaataaaacttcagaCACCATAATAAAGTCCTTtcttaaacaaattgaaaaccgTAATAAAGATTAGAGATTGGGAAATCACAATTTTAACCATTTACTTGTGGCAACACCATCAACCATGAGCACCATTTTTCTCGTTGTCCTTTCGTAGGAAGATTATGGGTTTGTGATTGACAATGCTTCCTCAAGGCAAACCTATCCCAACTCTATTTCCAAGTTTTCATCCCCAAATCACACAACAAACCTAACTGCATAGACAGTAGTTCATTTTAAGTGCAATGTGGATTATCATCGTCTCTGAAAAAGTATCCTAAATGGAAAATGCTTAAGAACTGAACATCTCCCAACCTTTTTCCCAACTTGTGTGGCACGTGATATGAGCACTACATCATTGCATTCAAGAACACAGCCACATTGTGTAACTCAATGTGATGATGTCATGTAGGTCGGATAAAAATTTGGAAGAAAGTTCAGGTGGTAGCACTGTCCATCATAGTTAAACCAAATAGAAGCATCAAACCCCAACCCAGTCGTAGTTCCATTTGACAAacaagaaaaaccaaaaaacacaaTAACCTAATCACGTGTCAAAACAAACTAAGTAGATGGAAGATCCACCCAAATATCAAGTGAGCAGACCACCCAATTAAACTGCCCTCCATCTGTTATCCTCCACAACTAATGAATTGAGCACTGGCTTAACTCAGAATTTGAAAGATACCTGCCAAGGATAAAGTTTTGAAATTCCTTTCTTTCTGTATATGCTGCATATTTCTGGTGGAAGCCAACTGTTCAGATTGAGGCGATCTTTGAGAGGCATAGAGCTTGAAGGAGTACTTGCTTCACTAGATTCGTGGTTACCATTCAACTTCACGTCCTCATCAACTGGTGAATAAGATGTCATGCTATCATTATCTTTGCCTGTCAAATCCACTTTCATGTTGGTCACTGCATTAACAGTATCTGGTTCTGGTTCTTGAAATATGACTTGATTTTCCTTAGATTTGGTGCAACGGGTCATGATAGTATTTCTCAGACCTCTATGGTCTGTAAGGCTTGATTCAGATTGCTCACCACCTATAAGAGCTGCGCTTTTTAAATTGTATGCATCACAATGATGTGGTAATGGTACAACTTCACCCAAATTTTTGTCTTCGCAAGAAAAATCTAAATGTTTAACCAGCAATGGGGACACTTCTTTTTCTAAATCCTTTCTATACTTCCCCTTTGGCCCTGAATTAGCACCGTTATCCATGCGCTCACCTTCATTCAGCATTTCCTTTGACTTGCTGTCACAGGGTGCATTTCTCAAATTGCATGAACTTTTACTATGATATTGGATGTCTGCAGCACTAATTACTTCTGCTGCTTGTGCACACAGACCATCAGCAAGTTGAATTGCATAATTCCAAAAAGCTTCTCCAGGTGAAAATGATGAGCTTCCACGTGACTTGGGGGTTTCACGAACAATAGATTTTCTAGTCAACGAGCTTGGTGTATAGCATTTAAACATGTCTACAAATTGTTTTGGTGTATTACTGCATGTTTTCAAGGTTGACTGGAGCTCAAGCAGTTCATTAACGATGGTAACCTGGCCATAACATTAAAACAATATCATATCAAGTGTGATCATAATATAAGAAAATTTCTGGGTATAAATTTAACCAAGGTAACACATTTTCAGAAGTCTTGAAATCATATACCCTATTTTCATCAGGACGACCAGACAGCATGGCTTCAGAACTCTTCTCACTGCAGCAACTTGATTCATGTTCCATGTGTGACTGATTGGTAATGAGATGCCTCTTTTTAAATATCGTGTCCTCCCGGTCAAGCTGAGATGGGCTAGCTTGTCTCTTATGGTCATTTACTTTCATCTCTGGCAGAGTACTTTCATTTGGTCGAACatcactaacacaaaacaaaatggattttggaagaaaagaaaagaatgtagAATGTAGAATGCAGAATTTGAAATATGAGAGGTTGGGGAAAACAACAGGAGCAAGCTCAGAAATAAAAAAGTCTATATCAGGGTGCCCAAATGTTTACAGTCCAGTACAATACCTGCAATACAAAGACAAAAAGTCTGCTGCAAACTCTTTAAGTTCTGCACTTTCCCCACCTTCTGTGAGAGCTAAGTAATCCTTCACCGTATCTCCAACTGCACCATCACCCGCCTTGGTTAATCCCTTGGATGTTTCCTTCTGATTTTCTTTGGAGGCATTATTAGCTCGAGAGTGCAGTTGAGAAGACAAAGGGAGCTGTTTAAATTCATCTTTCAAGGAATTATCCATCATTGCTGTCAAATTCCTTCGAACTTGATCTTGCTGGGCTAATGAATCACAAACTCTGAGCGACGGCTTTGGGGAGATACTATTGTCCTGTGAACCCAACAAATAATTGTCCAAAGTGCCTTTGGCACCGGGCGAACCCTCTACCATAGTTTTTACATCTTTTTCATTTGTCCCAGACTTCGATGAGGGTGATGAAGGCTTCCTTTTCTTTGAAGAAAAATACTGTACATCCACACAAATGAAAAGCTGAGTTATGTAGAACTGTTTATACAAATTACTTCATTTTCATGATTAAAGATTTATAGATTCAACTGCGGTTTTTCGGAGAAACCCAGTAAAAGCCAACACTTTCACAAAGAATCACACCTGATTTCTAGTTCAGTTACTGTAAGAATGTAATACAACTGAATCTGTCCCTGAACCCCACAAAGAATACACCCTTCATGAACAATTGGcaacaataacaaaaacaatgTGTTTCTAAATCCATCAATTTCTACCCAATCATACTCCAATAACACAacccgaagaaaaaaaaatgaaataacaaaacaaaatgtgcATCACTGCAAAATTCAAACAAACTAATCACCAATTCTTCAAATAAACGCGTCAATATTCAGAAAGATCTCAAATTTGAATGTGAAATGGCTCCTGTGAGTCCCTAGGGTTTTATTATAAGAATTTAATTGGAAACCAAACCTGATTGACGCGCGACCGAGGAGGTGACGCCATGGCTGAAAGCGGAGAGTTCCACTGCAATCAGAGAAACCCTAGAAACCTGTGGCTTTGGGCTCTGATCGAAATCTTAATTCCGACGCCGGAAAACGGCCGTTTAGCTCTCAGGTGGGTGACAAGTAGACATGGTTCAAACTACCAAATCCGCAGGAATACTACAGTGGTGCTCTTTTAAACCAAGCGTCCTCACCCCGGGAATTGAAAATATTGGCTCTTTTTGCAGTTGTgcccctttattttgttctatttttttaaatgccACCTAACTATTCGAAAATACAATCGCTCAAGAGAAAAAACAATATATGTAAAAGGATAAGTCAGTAAATTTATACGATTATGccgtattttttttaatacaattccTCATTTCAGTAAAATTGGAATTTTTTGGAAGCTAATGAACAGATTCTAGAAGAaggaataaaaaatttattacttTACCCATTAtaccttcatataatttctaaaatttcaaaacaagaGCAAGTGATCATCTACTATAGTGGTGGAGACGAGTGTTGCTCTTGTACCACAACGTGGATTCGAACTCTGTCTACTTCCtattctaaaccctaaaccctattctaaaatctaatttaacaaacttattttttgacaaaaaaaaatatatatattcaaaactATCATTAAAGgaatttatcaaaaataaatatatggtaataaataaaatttattgggtttttttcttaatgaaataaaattataaaataaaaagaaccgaaaatttaaaaaaaattatttttgttgtaggcctatttgattgaacgatctaGGGTTTAAAAAGAGAGGAGCCGGCAATATTGAGGGAGAAGATAGAGTGATTTAATTGTGTGATGTGTTTGATTCACctccattgtgcctttatttatagtaataggaTAGATAAAAGcatttccctttaggattacaacattgaatagataatctactcctaatagaaATGTAAGATACATTCTCATATcctctaggatttacacaatcacatttctgttctcaatatgactgcaacactcccccttgaatgtgtaaatactcaacaaatcatcgcatcagatcttcaacagataaggtagaatagttgatgaagtcattggCAAACGGGTAatcgcgagtctcaaatttatttGAAGAATGCATTTGTAGTAAAACTCATAAAACCTcgttatggtaaaacccaaggcatagggaaaactcatagactaagtgagaagtatgcataatgtcttaAAACAAACGTCAAAGAATGAAAGTAATGAACTcaatggagtatgatcatcccaagatgggtgcctcattaaaacctcgttaggtgacaaaaacccag encodes the following:
- the LOC137718485 gene encoding helicase and polymerase-containing protein TEBICHI, whose translation is MASPPRSRVNQYFSSKKRKPSSPSSKSGTNEKDVKTMVEGSPGAKGTLDNYLLGSQDNSISPKPSLRVCDSLAQQDQVRRNLTAMMDNSLKDEFKQLPLSSQLHSRANNASKENQKETSKGLTKAGDGAVGDTVKDYLALTEGGESAELKEFAADFLSLYCSDVRPNESTLPEMKVNDHKRQASPSQLDREDTIFKKRHLITNQSHMEHESSCCSEKSSEAMLSGRPDENRVTIVNELLELQSTLKTCSNTPKQFVDMFKCYTPSSLTRKSIVRETPKSRGSSSFSPGEAFWNYAIQLADGLCAQAAEVISAADIQYHSKSSCNLRNAPCDSKSKEMLNEGERMDNGANSGPKGKYRKDLEKEVSPLLVKHLDFSCEDKNLGEVVPLPHHCDAYNLKSAALIGGEQSESSLTDHRGLRNTIMTRCTKSKENQVIFQEPEPDTVNAVTNMKVDLTGKDNDSMTSYSPVDEDVKLNGNHESSEASTPSSSMPLKDRLNLNSWLPPEICSIYRKKGISKLYPWQVDCLQVDGVLQRRNLVYCASTSAGKSFVAEILMLRRVLSTGAMALLVLPYVSICAEKAEHLDVLLEPLGKRVRSYYGNQGGGTLPKDTSVAVCTIEKANFLINRLLEEGRLSEIGIIVIDELHMVGDPSRGYLLELLLTKLRYAAGEGNSGSSSGESSGMSSGKADTAHGLQIVGMSATMPNVAAVADWLQAALYQTEFRPVPLEEYIKVGNTLYNKKMDIVRTFPKAADLGGKDPDHVVELCNEVVQEGLSVLIFCSSRKGCESTARHVSRFLKKFSPNIRSDDSEFHDVALVIDALRRCPAGLDPVLEETLAAGVAYHHAGLTVEEREIVENCYRRGLVRVLTATSTLAAGVNLPARRVIFRQPKIGRDFIDGTRYRQMAGRAGRTGIDTKGESVLICKPEEIKRIMGVLTESCLPLRSCLSEDMNGMTHAILEVVAGGMVQTANDIHRYVRCTLLNSTKPFQHVVKSAQESLRWLCHRKFLEWNEDTKLYGITPLGRAAFGSSLCPEESLIVLDDLSRAREGFVLASDLHLVYLVTPINVDVEPDWELYYERFMELSALDQSVGNRVGVTEPFLMRMAHGAPVRSSNRFRENLKPLHGKYESGPGMNNNTVLQDDQILRVCKRFYVALILSRLVQEAAITEVCEAFKVARGMVQALQENAGRFASMVTMFCERLGWHDFEGLVCKFQNRVSFGVRAEIVELTTIPYVKGSRARALYKAGLRTSLAIAEASIPEIVKALFESSSWNEQEGSAQRRIQVGVARKIKNGAHKIVLEKAEEARVAAFSAFKALGLDVPQFSRPVFSTGGGSPSMQGAGNSSGDNSTSSFPNVERSTEYGAKPSLEGRVHSEKVAEVNSTGIMQIKSGPENSKVHIRGSATPVEELTVVVDQNKNADLTDRVQLQSLADRTRASDESLDLEKQDRCRRDNLSSGYNGNACEKGPIHAVNTLGGFDSFLDLWESTSEFYFDIHYNKRSEFNSVAPFEIHGIAICWENSPVYYVNIPRDLLCSDSGKNECLNLNGSGNGSNGLPLDDLLEMAECRWNRIGKIMGKRGVRKITWKLKVQIQALKSPAVHTQRFGCQNLGGKSACFEIIDSSFLLLPPVHIKDGIDMCIVAWVLWPDEERSSNPNLEKEVKKRLSSEAAAAANRNGRWKNQMRRAAHNGCCRRAAQIRALCSVLWKLLVAEGLTEALLNIEIPLVNILADMELWGVGLDMEGCLQARKVLGKKLGQLEKEAYKLAGMKFSLSTAAEIANVLYGHLKLPIPEGRNKGKQHPSTDKHCLDLLRDEHPIIPVIKEHRTLAKLLNCTLGSICSLGRLSMRTQKYTLHGHWLQTSTATGRLSMEEPNLQCVEHMVDFKMNKDGNGNKTDVDQFNINAREYFIPTQDNWLLLTADYSQIELRLMAHFSKDSALIELLSNPHGDVFTMIAARWTGISEESVSSHVRDQTKRLVYGILYGMGANSLAEQLDCSQEEASEKIKNFKSSFPGVASWLNEAVAYCRTKGYIETLKGRKRFLSKIKLGNSGEKSKAQRQAVNSICQGSAADIIKIAMINIYSVIVEGVERPDSSSHPATKLHILKGRCRILLQVHDELVLEVDPVVIKEAALLLQTSMENAVSLRVPLHVKVKVGRSWGSLQPFQADQYKDKAVVPAQ